Within the Musa acuminata AAA Group cultivar baxijiao chromosome BXJ2-9, Cavendish_Baxijiao_AAA, whole genome shotgun sequence genome, the region ATGAAGAAAATCAATAATAAGATTTCCACGTGAAAAATAGATGTAGGATAGCCAATAAACATGCAAAATAAAAGATGAAAGCAAAGGAAAAAGATGTTGATGGTTCAGGTTAAATAACTAACTTATGACAATTAGATGCATGCCTTGAGCTTAGTTAACTCATCTTGAATGTTCACAAATGATTAAGGTCAATTAAATGGAATAAGCCTCAATTAAAGATGTatctcttagttttttttttttttttggcttcattAGGTGTAATTACATGTTGtcaaaataaattgatgaatCAGAGAGAAAAATGGAGTGAGGAAAGAATGGAGAGGAGAGGATACAAAAAGATAGTAGAGATTTAAAGCAGGAAATAGAGTCTTACGACCCTGTGTCTCTTTGGTAAGAACCAAATGACTGGCTAATTCTCTTTGGTAGGAGCCAAATGCTTTGTAAATGCTGACTAAAATAATTCAGCTACCAAATTATAGCATGTACCTAGTTTTCCTTGGCATCAGGCTCATAAATTTGGGTTCTTGTCATGCTAGGTGCGCTTAGGCgcactgagacttcattttgttttttgtGTTTAACTTCACCTGAAGCTCCATGGCTCCAAGGAATGCTTAAGGCTTCCATCTCATATGCCTTTTGAGAGACCCATGAAAGGCGAGCCTCTTATATATTCAATTGTTAGTGTCCACCGTAAATACTCTTTATCTGTCCCAAATGATGCAAATTCGATTTGTTTTAtgctatatatgtttttgttgacaGAATCGACCTAGTCACATTTGTGTAATGGCATATTTGCAAATATGATAATGATTTATTGCCTGAGCCAATAAGCCAActttgattattttaatattgAATGATAAGTAATTTTAGTTCTAGATTTTTTTTGTAAGCTCATCTTTCAGGTATTCTGTGAAAAAGTGCAACCAGCTTCAGTGAGGCATGCGCTTCACTTTGATTGCCTAGATTCTGAGAGGCCATCGTAATTCTTCAATTCGGCCCGAGCTTTTGATAACATTGTATTATTGTAAAGTTGGTTGATCATTTTGTTATTAACATATATAATGCTCTATGGGAACATCACTACTAAGTTTTTGTCATGTTTTGAAATTTCCTTCAATGGATACATTATCTTATGATGATTTATTGTATTTGTGTATTGATGTAACAGAGGCGCTGACGGTTGCAAGTGTCATATATTAATGGTAGTAGCTATACTGAGTTAAGAAGTGGGTTAAATAACATTGCTTTATATTAAATCCTATTTTATTAGGTTGCAGTACCTAAAATAGTTAACTTGTTGACTAATCCTTCTTGTCACTTAGATGCACAACTAGATCATCTTGTTATTTATATTCTGTACCATATTTGCAATTCTTTCCTAATAATGGATCTTCCAATTACTTCTATATCTTGAGTTCTATGAGTGGTCTTTGGTCTTGCTTTATGTTTGTGCAATCTTTCCTTTGTCTTCATCCCTGAAATCTAAATAGGAAAGAAAGACCTAGTGTTTCTTGATAATGCCTAGCTAATTTGTTTGTTGCCTGTTATTCTTGCGTGGTTGACAGCTGCAAGGGCACTGGATGCGCTGAATTTCACACCTCTCAACAATAAGCCTATTCGTATAATGTATTCAAACCGGGACCCTAGCACTCGTAGAAGTGGGGCTGCTAATATATTTATTAAGGTATtgcatcttcttatttttcttatcaGTGTGGTTTGCTTCAACCTAAGTCCTTTATAAGTTTCCTATTTTAATTAATCAAATTTTTTGTTAATGATTATTTCTTGTTACTTGTCATGTCAGAATCTGGACAAAACAATAGACAACAAAGCACTGTATGATACCTTCTCTGTATTCGGAAACATACTTTCTTGCAAGGTTGCTACTGATCCTTCTTGCCAGTCAAAAGGCTATGGTTTTGTTCAGTTTGATCAAGAGGAGGCGGCACAAAATGCAATTAACAAATTAAATGGTATGCTTATCAATGATAAGCCAGTTTATGTTGGACCTTTCCTTCGTAAACAAGAAAGGGAAAATTCAGCAGACAAGGCAAAATTTAATAATGTCTTTGTCAAAAACCTATCGGAATCTACAACAAAGGAAGATTTAGAGAGAATATTTGGCAAGTATGGGAAAATTACAAGTGCTGTTGTTATGAGGGAGGAGGATGGAAAATCAAAGTGCTTTGGATTTGTGAATTTTGAAAATACGGATGCTGCTGCTCAGGCAGTTCAGGAACTCAATGGGCAGAAATTTGATGAGAAGGAGTGGTATGTTGGAAAAGCACAGAAGAAATCTGAAAGGGAGCGAGAACTGAAAGGACGGTTCGATCAAAGTATTAAGGAAGCAGCAGATAAATATCAAGGACTCAACTTATATTTGAAAAATTTAGATGATGACATCGGAGATGATTCACTGAAAGAATTGTTTTCTGAATATGGTACTATTACATCTTGCAAGGTATTGTTGCATTTTTTCCATGATTATGCTTTATTTTTGTCAATCATGGAGCTTTTCTCTAAGATGTTACCCTGATATATGTCAATTGTGCAGATTATGCGGGATCCCAGTGGTGCAAGTAAAGGTTCTGGATTTGTTGCTTTCTCGACTCCTGAGGAAGCAGCTCGAGCTGTAAGTGAAGACTTTCTTTCAGCATTTGGATAATATTCTGGAACTGACAAGATTCTTTCCATTCCATTAGCTTGCAGATATGAATGGGAAGATGATTAATGGAAAACCACTCTATGTTGCACTTGCACAATCGAAAGAAGATAGGAGAGCTAGATTGCAGGTAATTTATCTTATGCAATTTCACAGATAATTTATCCTACTGTCTTTTTCAGTTAATAAACAAGCCTTTCATATGCTATGTGAAAGCTATTTTGGTGCCTTCACTACCTAGATACTGTATATAGAAGTCAAGTGGCCCTACCCTCTACTTCAAAGTCATATTGATCCAACCATGCTTTATGGTTTATAATGTTGGATGATAAGGAAATTACATGTTATAATTGTAAATAAGATGAAGATGATGAGGTTGATCATGTTAGATACAAGTTCCATATCAAGTTTGTACCCATGGTTTAAATGACTTTTTTGATTGGTATATACCGATTGGTGCATGCTGACAGGGCAGTTATATTTGTTCCAATTCAAAATTGgggttttttatttatattttaaattttaacagATGAAAACAGTTGTTGATAAGTTAGCTGTTTTAGATGGTAAAGGAAAAGAGTAAACTTTTTGCTTTAAACAAGACTTTTCTCTCTATCACTCGGACGATGCAACCTCCACTAATGCCGCTGCCACCTTGTCTACCTACTACAATATCCATGCTGCCTCCTCCTTGTATCATCACTGCTGTTGCCTCATTGGATGGCGTGTGaagctattctcctcttcctcctttctctTTGGGCCGTGCTGATTGTGACACCAGCATTCTGCAAGTTCGTACACCGGTTTATAAAGGACATGTATTGGTCAGGCCAGGAACGGATGGGGCTTGGATTGGATCTTGAAGCCTTGGCTGTAACAATTGTTCAAGGACTGCTGATTGTGACACCAGCATTCTGCAAGTTAGTATACTGGTATATGAAGGACTTGTATTGTTGAGGCTAGGAATGGTATGGGTCTTGGATTGAATCTTGAAGCCTTGGCTGTAACAATTGAGGTTTGGGTGAATTGTTTAAGCCTTTAAGGTAGTTTGGATGGAGCCTGTCAATCAGCTAGTCTTTTATTTGCTGAGTTCTACTGGATTTTGATTTTTTCTAGGTTCTGTACAATATATTCCCTGGGCTCTTTGCAGTTGTTGGTTTGCTTATTTAATGTTTCTCTTGCAATATAGATTTTGTTGTGAATTGCTGTCGCCATGGTGGTTTACTTTTTGCTCGATGTATATTTTCAGTCTATTTCATATATTTCCTGATGATTGGTCATGTTTTCAACACTGTTGCATAGTTCTACTTGACAATTTTGATATGATTGACTAAGAAATTAACTATTTTGACATGATTGACTAAAACATGTCTGCTTGATCTTGTTCAATGTAGGCACATTTTTCACAGATGCGGCCAGTTGCAATGACACCTGCCATTGGTCCTAGGGTGCCTATGTACCCTCCTGCTACTCCTGGTTTGGGACAACAAATCTTTTATGGTCAACCTCCGCATGCTCTTATTCCTCCACAGGTACAATGTTTCCTTAAGCATTTTGCTTTGGCTTTATCTTTAATCTTCTATTTATTATGCATACATTGAGAGTACGcctatgaaaatatgaatttatttgGTTTCTTTACTGACATCTGATGTGATTTAGTGTTAATCTGCAAGGACACGGTTAATTGTAGTTCAAAAATAATGTTGTGTTATAACATAAAAGCTCATCTTGATTGCAGATAGAGAAAGAATAACATATAGTAGGTTTACACTCTTTCAATGGAGGAAGAGTATGGGTTTTGTTTGAATTTTTAAGACTGAGATGTTATTTTAAGAATTGGACTAAAATCCTACTGCATTCATTAAATTCTGTTTCAGCAAAAGAAAATTTATTCTAATCCCTTGGAGCCATCGCTCCTATATGGGATGCTTGATGACTAAACTTATTAATGTGTCATACACTGGATGCTTAATGAATAATAGTTGAAGAAACTGTGTGATGAATTATGAAACATTTTGAATTTAGACAATCTAGAGTAACAAAATCTTTTTAAAAGAAACCTTGACTTATGGAAAATGAATCCTGGTGATCTTACTTTCAATGCAATATATTTAGTATTGATACATCAGTTGTACTCCAAGTAGGTCTCTGAAGCTAATTCTAAAAACTCTCGCGGAATAGTGGCAAGATAAGCTATAACTGAGAATTGCTACTTTGTTAGTCATGGAACATATGGAGTGGTACCTAAACTTTTGAAGTTGGATATGATCAATTGATAATCCTAGTCGGCTTGTTTTCATTAACGTTGCATTGTTGTAAACATGGATGCACACAACATGCCTTTGCATAAGATTTTACTCTCAATTTCCATGGAGTACATTGTTTTTGTGCTTTTGGGCAGGTTGAACAAATTTGAAGTTTATGTTCCTTTGAAAGATTTGGCTTGTAATTAATACTTACTGTCAGTTGCATGGTTGCCTAAAAGAATCTTCATTCGCAGCCGGGATTTGGCTTCCCACAACAGCATGTTCCGGGAATGAGGCCTGTGGGTGCTCCTATGCCAAATTTCTATTTGCCATTAGTCCAACAAGGTCAGCAGACACGCCCTGGGGGGAGACGTGCCAGCGCTGGACCTGTGCAACAAACACATCAGCCGATGCCTTTAATTCAGCAGCAGGTTTGTGATTTCTTCTTGTGCTTAAAAATAGTTCTCTTTTGCCACTGCTCCATTTGATAGGTTTGATTGTTCTACGGTTGGTAACATTGATGTGGTTTGATCAGAGTATGTGGTTGATATAGATTCTACGACAGGCTGGGGAAGCACCTGGCTCTAATTGGCTATTATAACCATGTTGAAGGTTAACCAATAGGGTAGACAACTCTGGCACAGCATGATTAAATAGTGTGAATAACAACATGCCTAGAGTGTATGACGGTCATTGTTCCATGCAATCGTAATATATGATTTACAGTGTGCAGTACAACTCATTGTATCATTCTTTTATGTGTAAGTGCATACACAATTATTGGTGTGTTTTTCCTTGTTTAAATCCATTCACAAGACTCATTCACTTTGTTAATATTGTTGATATTATTCCATTCCAGATGCTTCCACGTCGTGTCTTTCGCTATCCTCCTGGGCGCAACATACCTGAGGTTCCTATGCCTGGTGCACCTGGAGGAATGCTCTCACCTTATGATATGGGTAGTTTGCCTATACGAGAGGCTGCCATTTCACAACCTATTCCCACCGGTACGCTGGCTACAGCCCTTGCTAATGCAACCCCTGAGCAGCAAAGAACGGTATGTGCTCATAAATAACCATGTTTCTGTGCATCTTTTGTAAAATTTAGACAATCTGGTTTTGTGCACCAGTGTAGTCAAAAGTGGTAGGCGTCAAAAGGCTCAACGATCTCAAAATGCTCGAGGTGCtctcaaatattataatttaaaaattatatatcatgaataataaaaaataaaacaaaaacaacACATCAAACTTCAATCTTGTTTATAATCTAGCTTATAATCTTCAATCTTGTCACCATCTAAAGCTGTTACGACAATCCAAAACACTAAAAAGTAACACTAATCACCACAAAAATAGCAATAATAATCGACATTTTACTACTGCTGTACTACAGCAGGCAGCAGCTTCTGTTctcacaaacaaacaaacaacaaaGACTAACAGCAAAGCAGGAGCTATTCTAAGTTTAAATTGACAAACAGCAATGAAGTGGCAGTGGTGAACGGGGACGAGCGAGGGGAAGAGGCTGTAGGATGGCTGGGGTGAATGGGGAAGAAGACAGTGGTGAAAAGGGAAGAAAGCAGCGATGAATGGGGAAGAGGgaggggaagagggaagagggaagaggcttTAGGAGGGCTGTGGTGAATGGGGAAGAAGGCAGTGGTGAAAGGGGAAGAAGGCAGCGATGAACAGGGAAGAGGGAGGGGAGGGAAGAGACTGCCATGAACGAGGAAGAAGGCATTGGTGAACAGGGAAGGAGGGGAAGAGAGAAGAGGTTGCAGAGTGTTGTGGTGAACACGACAAAGGTtggagggaggagaaagagagatatACGGGGAGGGAGGGGAAGTAGTTGTTGCTGCTGTCGTCGAAGGAAGATGCCGTCGCTATCGTCGTCATTGGAGGAAGATGTTATCGTTCTCTCTGCTGCTGTAGGAAGATGCTGTTGCTGCCATTGCTGTCGTCGTTCGTCCATGGGAGGATCTCTGTCGTCGTGTAGAAACGAGTGAAAGGGTTTCTGCATTACGCCTTGTGCGTGGACAAGTCTCAATTAAACACTATGCCCGTCTGACTTAGGGTTTtactggttcaatcaaactaGATACAGTTATTTGGTTCAACTCGGGCTCGAGCTCGAGCTCGAATTGGCCTGAGTTGAACCAAGCATTTGCTCGACTCGCCCAACGCTTGCCTGGGCCTCGCCTGAGTGAAGACACCCACCCAAACCATTAGGCAGGCGCTCAGGCCTCACCTCGCCTGGGCACCTAGGCGAGTCCCTTGGAGTCCGATGACTTCACTGGTGCATCATCAAGTGAAGGTCTATGATTTCTTCTTTTATCATGTTCATTATGGATCTCTTCACCATCGATTCAGTCACCAAAATACTGCTTGATGCTTATTTACTTTATCCTTCAAATATTTGTTAGAAGGATAAAGCTACATTTATCCATCGATAAGTTGAGCATTCTAATATTTGTTACATTTTTTTTATCCTTCTATCTGTGGGCAATTCATCAGCTTTTTCTGACCTTATTGATATCTTCATTGAATCTAAGATTGTTCTTTGCAGAGTGGTTAATCCAAAAGCGGACTACTGTAAACCTAAATACAAGTCCTGGTACATGTTCATAATTCTGTTTCATTGGTAGTACTTGGACCTTGACCAAACATATCGAGATGTTTACTGGTTAAAACATCCGCTGACAAGATATTGCTGCTTAGAACAGATTCTCAACCATGTACAGGAGATTATTACTATACCCCAATGTCTTTGGGCTGAACTAGACAGTTTGTGGTCCATCTATTCCATAGACTGATATGAGCTTTGAAAGCCACATTTAAAGCTTGGAAGATATCAAAAGTTTCACAATTGTTTTAACCATGTACTGATATTCCTTTGATGCTTTACCCTTACATCTTAACTTTTGGAGGGGTTGTTGGCTTGAGAAGATGAAACATAAAAGGAGCTACATATATGTTGTGCGTGTATGGTTTTTTAATTTTCTCATTTTGTTGATTTGCTCAATAATGTTgtttcatgctcctttttttttgtttgtaaattctcttgggttttcttGTTCTGGTGTCATATCATAGTTCCTATGATGGTCTTCACTAACATGGACCTACTTGTGAAGTAGTTGGTCAACTGTGAACTTTCAGCTATATCTTGAGTAGTGTTTCTCTTAATTTGCTCTTACCAGCACATGTTTTTCTTGTCCAGATGCTTGGTGAAAGCCTGTACCCACTGGTGGACCAACTGGAACATGATCATTCAGCTAAAGTGACTGGAATGCTTCTGGAGATGGACCAGACAGAAGTCCTGCATTTGTTGGAGTCTCCGGAAGCATTGAAAGCAAAAGTGGCAGAAGCTATGGAAGTCCTGAGGAATGCTGCACAGCAGCACCAGCATGTGAATGCTCCAGCTGATCAGTTGGCAGCATTATCCCTGAATGATGGTCTTCAAGTTGAATAACTAGTTTTTTCTTTTGTTGAGGATGTTCTGTTGTGGACATTGGTTTTGTTCTGGAGAGAGAACTTGTTCTTTAGGGTAGGTTCGTAAGGATCATTTTTGAGTTGAATCTTGTCATTGTCTAGCAGATTTGTGGCTTAATTAATATTTGAAGTGACCATTGACTAACTAGCAATTTGGAATTAATTGTTTTTTTGCTTATAATCTGCTGGTGATCATACTAATATTTCGTGGCTTATGCAGCAAATGTTGGATTATGTTGCTCGGCAAAGAAGGTATGTATGTTTCTTTTAGTAGGCTGCACATGCAGAGAAGTAGTATGGCTGATGTTCACATAGCTTGTTTAATTGTGAAGGGACTGGTGTTTTTGAATCCATTACTTATTGGTCTTTGCAGGCTGTCACGTTCACCGGACTGATGTATCTGACCAAAGCTAGTCTGGTGTGGTACGGAGGGTCAATGAGAAATGGGGGATTGTAGTCTGTCTAGTTCTCACCGCTTGGGCGTAGAGCCTCGGGGGATCAGTTTGCTTAATCTCAAGCTCGAGGGAGAAATTTATCTATCATTCCATCTGTAGTTCGTATGAGCTCAGCTTATGATGGCGATGAAAGGTAATTTAACCCTTGCATTTATCTTTCCGATCAGTTCAGTTGTGTGTGATGCCAGTTTGTATGTGAGGCGGCGATGTAACAGCAGTTGAGATTTGAGCGTGAATCTGACCAATCCCATGGCGGCGATGTCACAGCACCTGCCATTGGCCTCCTGGCCTACTCCCCTGGCTTATCTAATCAAAAGGATTTGTAAATCAAACGGTTGCTGCATTTTGCCGTGAAACCAAACCAACCTGCTCTCACAGCTAATTTAATCAAAGGATTAATGAATCAAATGGTTGCATTTGTCGTCAGATCATTCAGGTTCAAATAAAGTGTCGTGGTTGATGAGTCAGCTGAAATAGAACCTAAATATAGAACCTAAATTTCCAGACGTCGTTGGGCTTAAAGTGGGGTTAGAATTGAGCAAGTTAGAAGGCAAAACATATGACCTAAAGCAGTTGCCATCATCAGGACTATTTTATGTAAATGATCAAAACTTTTTATTTGTGGAAGGAACCCTCGTTCccaacataaaaaatataataatacccTTCATACAAtgcgaaataaaaaaaaaagctgtAACAAAAAAAAATCCCTGCTGAACCAAAGCAATCTGTTCCTCTCCCCTTCCACATCCTCATGGCATTCAGGATATATGTACAAACCACCAAACTCGTAGTGTTTGCAAGCACCGGTTATGAGAGAGGCCACCCCACAAAGGCCAAATAACTAAATTTTATGAAGTCATCTTGGTGCATTCTGCACATGAGCCTCTTTACGAGTAAATATGTCTTGACAGAGGGTTCAGCCTGCAAACGAGTCAAAAAGGAGAACTTGATCGAGGGTTCTGCCGCCAGTAAGGTGCTACTGATGATCCCAAGGCCTTTGAAATGGTCTCCCCAAAGGATCGTGAAGATCCGGATTTTGATGTGGAAAGTTCATCCATGACCCGTTGTTCATTGATGGAGTAACACCCATTTGATGGCTGCTTGGGTCGTCCGGTTGATGCTGTCCGTACCCATAAATATTGTGAGCACTGGGGATAACATTTCCAACAAAGCTTCTTGGTTGGAGATACTGTTCTGAACTATTACTGTCATATGGTGAGCACGTTGACAACTTGTTAGATAAAACACTATAGAGGCTCCCATCTGCATTGCCACCATCGTCCAAACAGTGGCCACCACCCCTCGATGATTCAACTGCAGACCAACTACTGTAAGACTGATCATCACCGGGAAACCAATTGTAGCCTCGGGTACCACTATTCATGGATGACTGAACAGCAGCAAGATTCTGACGATCAACTGATGGAAACCCTTGGGTTGGGTACCTGGTTGTGGAATATACTTTCTTGGGTATGATTTGTTGCATATATACCTCTTTCTCCCTTACATCTCTCTGCTCTATCAACTGCTGCTGCTCCTGCAATTGATTGGAAACCAGGCTAGATTCTTGCAAATCATCATTAGCCATCAAAAACTGCAATCCAGGTTGCTTCATGCCGTTTATATGTTCTGGATAAGATGACATCACTCTCGGTTCCTTTGGAAAGGTTGGAAGCATCTCGTTTCGACCAAATGAACAAAACAGAGAAGGCCGGCCGTCTACATCAAAAGCTGATGGAATGGACTCTCCACCTTCGGATTCTATTATGTCTCTCTCTAGATCAATCATATTAGTTGGATGTTCTATTGTAAGTTGGGGTTGCCGAAGAGACAACTCGCTAGCTGATGTGTAACCATGGTTCTCTGTAGAATGGTAATAAGAATCAGAAACACCTGCCGTCTGCCACATGTTTTTAGGATTCTGCTTTTCCACATGCGAAAGAGGAGAGAAATCATCATCCTGTTGTAATGTCTCTTCTTGGTTGTGGATGATAAGACTAGGTTCCTTGTGACTATTCGGAGAAGGAATGAGCTCCAACTGATGGTCATCAATGGAATTATCTTTGGACTGGCCGTAACTTTTGTCATTAATATCCTGGGTATGTTGATTTCTGCAATAACCATCATATGTAGGTTCTTCTGGGGAGCCCTCAGAACTTTCTAATTTATCATCCTAATCAATTAGCCATAGAAAAGTTAGCATCTCCAACCTCTTTTTCATAGATGGAAGCTTAACAGAAAAAAACTAAAAGAAATTAGAAATCAGCAAAGAGCAGGGAAAAAATGTAGACTACCCTGTTGTCAACAAAAGCAAAAATATCTCacaaaaggcaaaggcaaagtaAAACAAACTACAATTAACTAAGGTTTTATCATACAGAATTCAATTTATGTAAATCAGCACCATGAGAAATTCAATTAATACCGTAAGCCAGGAGTTATCTATCACTTTGCCACTAGTAACTCACAAAATTCTTTTATCTCTACAACAAAACTAGGTGAAAATCCAGTGATATGTGCACCAGGAAACAATTTCTCCAAAGAATCAACTCGTTTTCCTATTCAATTCCACAAATCATTTTGATAGACTACATATCATACTACTCGCTTGGAATAGACTACTTTGTTCATTTGGTAGGCCAGCTTTTAATTAGTCGAAATAAATCCCATAGCTTTCCCATCTCAAACTACAAAACAAACAAGGATCGATGATACACATACTAAAGAGAAGAAGAGGTATATAGGTAAAGCCAAGGTTTTTCATCTCATACCATACTGGCGTACCGAGCGGAGAACATGAAGCAACTTAGGGTTTTTGTACCTGATCGTGGATGCGGAGAACTCCCCCCACCGACGGGCGAAGTGCCTTGGGGCCGACTAGTGCATGCATGAGGGGGAGTGGCGGAGGGGGAAGGCTTCCGGAAAGGGAAAGTTCTCGTGGCCCTCTAACGCGACCTTCATGAGCGAGCTCCATTCCGACCGGATGGAAGGCTTCGGAACCTTCATCGAGTCGGAGGGCAATGCCAGACCCGATTCCTATGTCGCCGACCGAGAGCACGAGTTCGGACACAAGTGGTACTCCAATGACGACTATCACGAGGGCGGCTAGTGGCACAACCTACAGGAGAGCTGCGGCCAGTACGTGTGGCAGAGGGGAACTAATACGTCGGCGAGTGGCGGAACGACATAATATTCGATCGTGGGGCGATCATCTGGGCTAATGGCAACTGCTATGTAATGCCTAGTTCAGGtcggtaacggtcaaaattttGACCTTTACCACCCAGTACAGCCTCGTATCGTCCAATACGAGGCCAAAAATCTGATACCACCCGATAGTGGGCGGTCTGCGTGCCGATAGGCTGACGGACTGGAACGTACCACCCATATCAGGCAGTATGATACGAAACGTTGGGTAAAGCAATTACAAAATGGTTCAATTTCAACTGCATCATTATTAATGCAGCTTGAGATCCTTGTTACAATCCTTAGTGTCCATTCAGAAGCATGCCCTGGTGTATAACCTCCTACTCCATGTAAGACTATTGGTAGATATCTTGATAAAGTGGTTGAGGAGTCAAAGATTAAATTAATACTTTtgagcaaggtttgcaataccatcTGATACCGTACTGGTAGTATTTACTTATCCCACAGCTTGTTGGCACAAGGACTTGGGTAAACTAGGTGGTCTGCTAGGTATAGGGCTTGTACCCAAGCGTAGTTCAACGCCTATACCATCCGATACAGGACTTCTACTAGAtagtaatttttataattttcatcttttttttcaaatttttttcgAAATTTGATATTGGTAAATCTCATACCCATATTGGTCTGGGCCAGGAATGATATGGCTTTGATActcaaaattaaaaaccttgcttTTAAGAAGTCGGATCCTCTATGATATGGCAATCATGTACCATAGCTGGTTTGACCCTATCAGGATGAATATcccaaacttcttgatatattgtaACAGAATAGTCTTCCACAAGTTGGTTGTTGCATCAAATTGTATTCACAATGCACTATTGAGACCCATAAATGAGATTAGACCTCAGTTTGTAGTAAAAGTGATAACCAACGATAATGTAAACCTTAAAAAGGTTGGTGGCATTGTGTTACTTAGTTTGCCAATCCATCTCCTTAAAGTTTATCTTGCAAAGAATAATCGGATTGAAAACTATGTTTACATTTTGGGTTAGCTCATCAGATGAAAAGGTCATGGAGCTCTATATATCCTGCAGATTCTGAGATGCAGTGACTGAAATCATTGTCATGATGGGGTCATTGTATGTATTGCTCTATCATAGTAGATGGACTATGTATATCACATGTCTGCACTATAAAGGAGATCAGGAAGGCACTTTCTGCTTTGAGGACATTTGAGTTATATCTCCGTAACGTTGATCAGAGATGGGACACTCAGATGTCCAAGAATCTATGCATGGCAAGTCATAACTGTGTTTTAAGGATAGAGCAAGTGGAGAATATCAACTAGCAATTAccctttaattaaataaaataaatggcATCAAGTACCACAATCAACATCCTTTCTTATATTTGTCTATGATGTGACCACACATGTGCATACGTAATACTTAATAGTTACTAGTCACATTTACATTATAACTGATACCCGCATCTCTATTCATCCAAGTGTGCATGCACATGGATATTGAGATTCTAATATTAGTTTGTTTTTTATAATGTGAGCATATGTAGTAATGAATTGCATGTGTGTGCGTGTATGCAAAAATGCAAACAAAAAACATCACCGAAGATTTCTGCATCACAATTTATATAAGCAGATAAGTTTTA harbors:
- the LOC135622273 gene encoding polyadenylate-binding protein 2-like → MAQVQVQPQPPNGMANNGGAAGVNQFPSSSLYVGDLDVNVTDSQLYDLFSQIGQVVSVRVCRDIGTRRSLGYAYVNYNSPVDAARALDALNFTPLNNKPIRIMYSNRDPSTRRSGAANIFIKNLDKTIDNKALYDTFSVFGNILSCKVATDPSCQSKGYGFVQFDQEEAAQNAINKLNGMLINDKPVYVGPFLRKQERENSADKAKFNNVFVKNLSESTTKEDLERIFGKYGKITSAVVMREEDGKSKCFGFVNFENTDAAAQAVQELNGQKFDEKEWYVGKAQKKSERERELKGRFDQSIKEAADKYQGLNLYLKNLDDDIGDDSLKELFSEYGTITSCKIMRDPSGASKGSGFVAFSTPEEAARALADMNGKMINGKPLYVALAQSKEDRRARLQAHFSQMRPVAMTPAIGPRVPMYPPATPGLGQQIFYGQPPHALIPPQPGFGFPQQHVPGMRPVGAPMPNFYLPLVQQGQQTRPGGRRASAGPVQQTHQPMPLIQQQMLPRRVFRYPPGRNIPEVPMPGAPGGMLSPYDMGSLPIREAAISQPIPTGTLATALANATPEQQRTMLGESLYPLVDQLEHDHSAKVTGMLLEMDQTEVLHLLESPEALKAKVAEAMEVLRNAAQQHQHVNAPADQLAALSLNDGLQVE